One window from the genome of Lutra lutra chromosome X, mLutLut1.2, whole genome shotgun sequence encodes:
- the HSD17B10 gene encoding 3-hydroxyacyl-CoA dehydrogenase type-2 gives MAAACRSVKGLVALITGGASGLGLATAERLVGQGATAVLVDLPNSDGEVQASKLGKSCAFAPADVTSEKDVQAALTLAKEKFGRVDVAVNCAGIAVAMKTYNLKKNQAHSLEDFQRVLNVNLLGTFNVIRLVASEMSQNEPDQGGQRGVIINTASVAAFEGQVGQAAYSASKGGIVGMTLPIARDLAPLGIRVMTIAPGLFGTPLLTTLPEKVRNFLASQVPFPSRLGDPAEYAHLVQAIIENPFINGEVIRLDGAIRMQP, from the exons ATGGCTGCGGCGTGTCGGAGCGTCAAG GGCCTGGTTGCTCTAATAACCGGAGGAGCCTCTGGTCTAGGTCTGGCCACAGCAGAGCGACTGGTGGGGCAAGGGGCCACTGCTGTGCTTGTAGACCTGCCCAACTCTGATGGGGAGGTTCAAGCCAGTAAGTTAGGGAAGAGCTGCGCCTTTGCCCCAGCTGAT GTGACCTCAGAGAAGGACGTGCAAGCAGCCCTGActctagcaaaagaaaaatttggcCGTGTGGATGTGGCAGTCAACTGTGCAGGCATTGCAGTGGCCATGAAGACATACAACTTAAAGAAGAATCAGGCCCATTCCTTGGAGGACTTTCAGCGAGTTCTTAAT GTGAATCTCCTAGGCACCTTCAATGTGATCCGCCTGGTGGCCAGTGAGATGAGCCAGAACGAACCAGACCAGGGAGGCCAACGTGGGGTCATCATCAACACTGCCAGTGTGGCTGCCTTTGAGGGCCAG GTTGGACAAGCTGCATACTCTGCTTCCAAGGGGGGCATAGTGGGCATGACCCTGCCCATTGCTCGGGATCTGGCTCCCCTGGGCATCCGAGTGATGACCATTGCTCCAG GCCTGTTTGGCACCCCGCTGCTCACCACCCTCCCAGAAAAAGTGCGCAACTtcttagccagccaggtgcccttccccAGTCGACTGGGGGATCCCGCTGAGTATGCTCATCTGGTACAAGCTATCATTGAGAACCCATTCATCAATGGAGAGGTCATCCGGCTGGATGGGGCCATTCGCATGCAGCCTtga
- the RIBC1 gene encoding RIB43A-like with coiled-coils protein 1 isoform X1, which produces MYKVDLSPDPKEVAAIEARRNREKERQSRFFNVRTRVMGVDVKALNSQVEERKLREATEQSKEAAYGTYQEQYDLVAQMLEKEEAERTRRLNKKVQEFREQKQQLKNRREYDLWDPGRFWMEFPAYLGPSDPPCGPASLQYFAGEDLERAMCLKMQQEQFRYSLERQLQEQQQVQDDEKCADMLNDQLRLAMDMRAAQLAKLEESCRVAMMSAMANANKAQAAELAERQRRERQHEQEANLMEIQNQITSDLLTENPQVTQNPVAPHRVLPYCWKGMTPEQRAAIRKAQEVQRREKEAQHQADQALDARWESQASYLAQAAMELEEQERELCAEFRRGLGSFNQQLAKEQTAEQNYLNSIIYTNHPTAQYHLQFNTSSR; this is translated from the exons ATGTACAAGGTAGACCTGTCCCCAGATCCCAAGGAGGTGGCAGCCATCGAGGCTAGAAGAAATCGAGAAAAAGAGCGACAGAGCCGATTCTTCAATGTGCGGACCCGAGTCATGGGG GTTGATGTCAAAGCCCTCAACAGTCAAGTGGAAGAGCGAAAGCTTCGAGAGGCAACAGAGCAGAGCAAAGAGGCAGCTTATG GTACCTACCAGGAACAGTATGATCTAGTAGCCCAGATGCtagagaaggaagaggcagaacGGACACGTCGGCTGAACAAGAAAGTCCAGGAATTTCGGGAGCAAAAGCAGCAGCTCAAGAATCGGCGGGAATATGACCTTTGGGATCCTGGCCGATTCTGGATGGAGTTTCCAGCCTATCTTGGCCCCAGCGATCCCCCCTGTGGCCCAGCCAGCTTGCAGTACTTTGCTGGGGAGGATCTGGAGAGGGCTATGTGCCTGAAAATGCAGCAGGAGCAGTTCAGATACAGCCTGGAGAGGCAGTTGCAGGAGCAACAGCAAGTCCAGGACGATGAGAAGTGTGCGG ATATGCTTAATGACCAACTGCGCCTTGCCATGGACATGCGGGCTGCCCAGCTGGCCAAGCTAGAGGAGTCCTGTCGCGTGGCCATGATGTCTGCTATGGCCAATGCCAACAAAGCCCAG GCAGCCGAACTGGCTGAGCGGCAGCGCCGTGAGCGTCAGCACGAACAGGAGGCCAACCTCATGGAGATCCAGAACCAGATCACCAGTGACCTACTGACCGAGAACCCCCAGGTTACCCAGAACCCTGTGGCTCCCCACCGGGTCCTGCCCTATTGTTGGAAGGGCATGACTCCAGAGCAGAGAGCTGCCATCAGGAAAGCCCAGGAGGTGCAGCGCCGGGAAAAGGAGGCACAGCATCAAGCCGACCAAGCACTGGATGCCAGATGGGAGAGCCAGGCCTCGTACCTGGCCCAGGCAGCAATGGAGctagaggagcaggagagggaacttTGTGCTGAATTTCGAAGGGGGCTGGGCTCCTTCAATCAGCAGCTGGCTAAGGAGCAAACAGCCGA GCAGAATTATCTGAATTCTATAATCTATACCAATCATCCTACGGCCCAGTACCACCTACAGTTCAACACCAGCAGCCGCTGA
- the RIBC1 gene encoding RIB43A-like with coiled-coils protein 1 isoform X2, translating to MYKVDLSPDPKEVAAIEARRNREKERQSRFFNVRTRVMGVDVKALNSQVEERKLREATEQSKEAAYGTYQEQYDLVAQMLEKEEAERTRRLNKKVQEFREQKQQLKNRREYDLWDPGRFWMEFPAYLGPSDPPCGPASLQYFAGEDLERAMCLKMQQEQFRYSLERQLQEQQQVQDDEKCAGRII from the exons ATGTACAAGGTAGACCTGTCCCCAGATCCCAAGGAGGTGGCAGCCATCGAGGCTAGAAGAAATCGAGAAAAAGAGCGACAGAGCCGATTCTTCAATGTGCGGACCCGAGTCATGGGG GTTGATGTCAAAGCCCTCAACAGTCAAGTGGAAGAGCGAAAGCTTCGAGAGGCAACAGAGCAGAGCAAAGAGGCAGCTTATG GTACCTACCAGGAACAGTATGATCTAGTAGCCCAGATGCtagagaaggaagaggcagaacGGACACGTCGGCTGAACAAGAAAGTCCAGGAATTTCGGGAGCAAAAGCAGCAGCTCAAGAATCGGCGGGAATATGACCTTTGGGATCCTGGCCGATTCTGGATGGAGTTTCCAGCCTATCTTGGCCCCAGCGATCCCCCCTGTGGCCCAGCCAGCTTGCAGTACTTTGCTGGGGAGGATCTGGAGAGGGCTATGTGCCTGAAAATGCAGCAGGAGCAGTTCAGATACAGCCTGGAGAGGCAGTTGCAGGAGCAACAGCAAGTCCAGGACGATGAGAAGTGTGCGG GCAGAATTATCTGA